The Planctomycetaceae bacterium genome has a segment encoding these proteins:
- a CDS encoding ATP-binding cassette domain-containing protein, whose product MIAVENLTVRAGSFQLTNVSLTVPTGKYAVLMGRTGTGKTTILESIIGLRRIVSGRIRLNGSDVTDLNPAVRGIGYVPQDGALFRRMSVRDHLAFALVVRKSSKQVIRRRVSELAELLGIGHLLDRTPPGLSGGEQQRVALGRALSFRPAALCLDEPLSSLDAETRQQMCDLLQNVRREEHVTVMHVTHSHDEAKRLADCLLLLANGSVTLA is encoded by the coding sequence ATGATCGCTGTGGAGAATCTGACGGTTCGAGCCGGCAGCTTTCAGTTGACCAATGTGTCGCTGACGGTGCCGACGGGAAAGTACGCTGTGCTGATGGGGCGCACCGGCACCGGCAAGACCACAATTCTGGAATCCATCATCGGGCTGCGCCGAATCGTTTCCGGTCGCATTCGGCTGAACGGAAGTGATGTCACCGACCTGAACCCGGCGGTTCGGGGAATCGGCTACGTGCCTCAGGACGGAGCCCTGTTTCGCCGAATGTCCGTCCGCGATCATCTGGCGTTTGCGCTTGTGGTTCGAAAGTCGTCGAAGCAGGTGATTCGGCGGCGAGTGTCCGAACTGGCCGAACTGCTGGGCATCGGACACCTGCTGGACCGCACGCCTCCGGGACTCAGCGGCGGAGAACAGCAGCGAGTGGCTCTGGGGCGGGCGCTGTCATTTCGGCCCGCTGCCCTGTGCCTTGACGAACCGCTGAGTTCTCTGGATGCGGAAACGCGGCAGCAGATGTGCGACTTGCTGCAAAACGTCCGCCGGGAAGAACACGTCACCGTCATGCACGTCACGCACAGCCACGACGAAGCCAAACGGCTGGCCGACTGCCTGCTGCTGCTCGCCAATGGCAGCGTCACTCTCGCCTGA
- the plsY gene encoding glycerol-3-phosphate 1-O-acyltransferase PlsY → MAILFRMPNDEPVLIPLFCLVAFLVGGIPFGYLAGRALLKDDIRKHGSGNIGATNVGRVIGWKWGGLVLVLDALKGMLPTWLAMKVASEQLPESLRLHAAVATGICAIIGHMYPVYLKLRGGKGVATALGVVLVLAPKAVGVAFVVFLAVTGLTRKVALASMAAAVTFGIVQLWLMGTTATEPQFSSMTAFSVLVPLLIIWRHRSNIMRMLSGTEPPVTKSAAPDSARRDSDDTN, encoded by the coding sequence GTGGCCATTCTTTTTCGAATGCCAAACGACGAACCTGTGCTGATTCCGCTTTTCTGTCTTGTCGCGTTTCTGGTCGGAGGCATCCCGTTCGGGTATCTGGCCGGCCGCGCGCTGCTGAAGGACGACATTCGGAAACACGGCAGCGGCAACATCGGAGCCACCAACGTCGGCCGTGTCATCGGCTGGAAGTGGGGCGGACTGGTGCTGGTCCTGGACGCGTTGAAGGGCATGCTGCCGACCTGGCTGGCGATGAAGGTCGCGAGCGAACAGTTGCCCGAATCACTGCGTCTGCACGCTGCGGTTGCGACAGGGATCTGCGCGATCATCGGCCACATGTATCCGGTTTACCTGAAACTACGCGGCGGAAAGGGAGTCGCGACGGCTCTGGGTGTCGTGCTGGTGCTGGCTCCGAAGGCCGTCGGAGTCGCGTTTGTCGTGTTTCTGGCCGTGACCGGTCTGACTCGCAAGGTCGCGCTGGCGTCGATGGCGGCCGCGGTCACGTTTGGAATCGTGCAGTTGTGGCTGATGGGAACAACTGCCACCGAACCGCAGTTTTCGTCGATGACAGCGTTTTCCGTGCTGGTCCCGCTGCTGATTATCTGGCGGCATCGAAGTAACATCATGCGGATGTTAAGCGGCACGGAACCACCGGTGACAAAATCGGCCGCTCCTGATTCTGCCCGGCGGGACTCTGACGACACGAACTGA
- a CDS encoding sulfurtransferase, translating into MPTALSQTSAVESSSPAFVNISAYKFVALNDLERRRADLRIVADRLKLKGTVLLSPEGINLFVAGPRKAIDEFVDHIRSDTMLADLQTKESLSRHQPFNRMLIKLKREIIAFGVPTVNPIEGTSPKLPPSELKRWLDEGRRVHLLDTRNDYEIEIGTFENAIPAGVDNFRDFPEAVERLPQEMKNEPVVMFCTGGIRCEKAGPFMEQAGFKHIFQLEGGILKYFEECGGDHYDGDCFVFDQRVAVDPNLQETDYGLCYVCQEVVSPEDQQSEKYVPGESCPRCYREPDEQLQERLAQRNQQLRQIADPLPGSQPYFNRRPLNVPERFTGQSLIDFLCSWHPQVSRDVWLEKIAASQIVPGPRYGRRKRRKKSAEESLPLSPDRPVRGGERFEHLLPGTVEPDVDPSVEILFEDRDFIVVNKPAPLPLHPSGRFHRNTLHFILNELYRPERPLLVHRLDANTSGVLVLCRRRAVAKIIQPQFEQRAVRKTYLARVIGHPPDDAFECAAAVSDSPSDNGIRTIDPTNGLAAVTRFKVLHRFSDGTSLLEVTPETGRTNQIRIHLWHLGFPIVGDPTYLPASGLGENITLNVGSPPMCLHASAISLHDPTGNQRQFRAADPAWAAHDALRQPE; encoded by the coding sequence ATGCCAACCGCACTTTCACAAACGTCCGCCGTCGAATCTTCGTCGCCGGCCTTCGTCAATATCTCCGCCTACAAATTCGTGGCGTTGAACGACCTGGAACGGCGCCGCGCCGATCTGCGGATTGTTGCCGACCGGCTGAAGCTGAAGGGCACCGTTCTGCTGAGTCCCGAAGGCATCAATCTGTTTGTCGCCGGGCCGAGAAAAGCCATCGACGAATTCGTCGACCACATTCGCAGCGACACAATGCTGGCGGATCTGCAGACAAAGGAAAGTCTCAGCCGGCACCAGCCCTTCAATCGCATGCTGATCAAACTCAAGCGGGAAATCATCGCGTTTGGTGTGCCGACCGTGAATCCGATCGAAGGCACTTCCCCAAAGCTGCCTCCTTCCGAACTGAAACGCTGGCTGGATGAAGGTCGCCGCGTCCATCTGCTGGACACTCGCAACGACTACGAAATTGAGATCGGCACCTTCGAGAACGCGATCCCGGCCGGCGTCGACAATTTCCGCGACTTTCCGGAAGCCGTTGAACGTCTTCCGCAGGAAATGAAGAACGAACCCGTCGTCATGTTCTGCACCGGCGGAATTCGGTGCGAAAAGGCCGGGCCGTTCATGGAACAGGCGGGATTCAAACACATCTTTCAGCTTGAAGGCGGCATCCTGAAGTACTTTGAGGAATGCGGCGGCGATCACTATGACGGCGATTGTTTCGTGTTCGATCAGCGAGTGGCCGTGGATCCGAATCTGCAGGAAACCGACTACGGCCTGTGCTACGTCTGCCAGGAAGTTGTGAGTCCGGAAGATCAGCAGTCGGAGAAATACGTTCCCGGCGAATCGTGTCCCAGGTGCTATCGGGAACCTGACGAACAATTACAGGAACGGCTGGCACAGCGAAATCAGCAACTGCGGCAGATTGCGGATCCGCTGCCTGGCAGCCAGCCGTACTTCAATCGGCGGCCGCTGAATGTTCCCGAACGCTTCACCGGACAGTCACTGATCGACTTCCTGTGCAGCTGGCATCCGCAGGTTTCGCGCGACGTCTGGCTGGAGAAAATCGCTGCGTCACAAATTGTCCCCGGACCGCGCTATGGGCGACGAAAACGCCGGAAGAAGTCGGCGGAAGAATCGCTGCCGCTGTCTCCTGATCGTCCGGTGCGCGGCGGCGAACGTTTTGAACATCTGCTGCCGGGAACCGTCGAACCGGACGTCGACCCGTCGGTTGAAATTCTGTTTGAGGACCGGGACTTTATCGTCGTCAACAAGCCGGCTCCGCTGCCGCTGCATCCTTCCGGCCGGTTCCATCGCAATACGCTGCATTTCATTCTGAACGAACTGTACCGGCCCGAACGACCGCTGCTGGTTCATCGTCTGGACGCAAACACGTCCGGTGTGCTGGTGCTGTGCCGCAGGCGAGCCGTGGCGAAGATCATCCAGCCTCAGTTTGAACAGCGAGCCGTCCGAAAGACGTACCTCGCACGCGTCATCGGACACCCGCCGGACGATGCCTTCGAATGCGCCGCTGCCGTTTCCGATTCTCCGAGCGACAACGGCATTCGTACGATTGACCCGACAAACGGTCTGGCAGCCGTCACACGATTCAAAGTTCTGCATCGCTTCTCCGACGGCACGTCGCTTCTGGAAGTGACGCCGGAGACAGGACGCACAAACCAGATTCGCATTCATCTGTGGCATCTGGGATTCCCGATTGTCGGCGACCCGACATACCTGCCGGCGAGCGGGCTTGGGGAAAACATCACGCTGAATGTCGGGTCGCCGCCGATGTGTCTGCACGCGTCCGCCATTTCCCTGCACGATCCGACCGGAAACCAGCGCCAGTTTCGCGCTGCTGATCCGGCCTGGGCTGCTCACGACGCGCTGAGACAGCCGGAGTGA